One genomic window of Pelagicoccus enzymogenes includes the following:
- a CDS encoding MFS transporter, producing the protein MPNTSIPKNERVSLGTKIFWGFGGLADNFMFNTLNALGLLIYVKFFEMPNLLAGVALAVPRFMDAITDPLIGNWSDNCRSPKGRRIPFMLWGVISCALILPFLWTPPYLETIDNPWYSNAPFWYLTLVGSALAFFYTLFVVPYTALGFELTPNYDERTRVVAWRMYIGLAGSLGSFSLYKLINLDVFNNQGQGAFWVSIGISVIVLASGMIPVAFVKENQKVRIPDPIKIGPAFATALKNKNFLILFFAYVIIVVATISGGSVLPFLMIPYVLDGSDKAWGDLSLVLGFLSVGMSYVSLFLIGWISRKWSKSIAMSVGIAFALVGTALLWPAIDPRWPWALYITSIIAFLGFQGCWLMVDTITADICDEDELITGRRREGMFSAVKGFTLKLAITITSLVGGGILQISGYDAKDIKENGITPDVVFDMKLLIVGTQCAGLLAALIIMIYYPLTRKQAERNRELLKIRHTNKQLAHTQ; encoded by the coding sequence GTGCCCAATACCTCAATACCTAAGAACGAACGCGTATCGCTCGGCACCAAGATATTCTGGGGCTTTGGCGGCCTCGCCGACAACTTCATGTTCAATACCCTCAACGCCCTCGGCTTACTCATTTACGTGAAGTTCTTCGAGATGCCAAACCTTCTGGCCGGCGTAGCGCTCGCGGTGCCCCGCTTCATGGACGCCATAACCGATCCACTTATCGGCAACTGGTCCGACAACTGCCGCAGTCCCAAAGGGCGCCGGATCCCCTTCATGCTCTGGGGCGTGATCTCTTGCGCCCTGATCCTGCCTTTTCTTTGGACGCCTCCTTACCTGGAGACCATAGACAATCCATGGTACAGCAACGCTCCCTTCTGGTACCTCACCCTCGTAGGCAGCGCCCTCGCCTTTTTCTATACCCTGTTTGTGGTACCCTACACAGCGTTAGGCTTCGAGCTCACGCCCAACTACGACGAACGCACTCGGGTCGTGGCATGGCGCATGTACATCGGGCTGGCCGGGAGCTTGGGCTCGTTCTCCCTCTACAAGCTCATCAACCTCGATGTATTCAACAATCAGGGACAGGGTGCCTTCTGGGTCAGCATCGGAATAAGCGTGATCGTACTCGCGTCTGGGATGATTCCAGTGGCTTTCGTTAAGGAGAATCAAAAGGTGAGGATTCCCGACCCCATCAAAATCGGTCCCGCCTTCGCCACCGCTCTCAAAAACAAGAACTTTCTCATCCTCTTCTTCGCATACGTCATCATCGTAGTAGCCACGATATCCGGCGGATCTGTTCTGCCTTTCCTCATGATCCCATATGTGCTCGACGGTAGCGACAAGGCTTGGGGAGACCTTTCGCTCGTGCTAGGATTCCTATCGGTCGGTATGTCGTACGTCAGCCTTTTCCTCATCGGATGGATTTCGAGAAAATGGAGCAAGAGCATCGCCATGAGCGTCGGCATCGCTTTCGCCTTAGTGGGAACAGCCCTGCTCTGGCCTGCCATCGATCCAAGGTGGCCCTGGGCCCTCTACATAACCTCCATCATCGCATTCCTCGGCTTTCAAGGTTGCTGGCTCATGGTCGACACGATCACCGCCGATATCTGCGACGAGGACGAGCTCATAACCGGTCGACGTCGCGAAGGCATGTTTAGCGCTGTCAAGGGCTTCACCTTGAAACTAGCCATCACCATTACCTCCCTAGTGGGCGGAGGCATCCTCCAGATCTCCGGATACGACGCAAAGGACATTAAGGAAAACGGCATCACACCAGATGTCGTATTCGACATGAAACTACTGATCGTTGGAACCCAATGCGCCGGACTGCTCGCCGCCCTTATCATAATGATCTACTATCCACTCACCCGAAAACAAGCGGAACGAAACCGCGAACTGCTCAAGATACGTCACACTAACAAACAACTCGCCCACACCCAATGA
- a CDS encoding arylsulfatase, which yields MSLSRFIAFNACVLTLAAHAYTAPRPNIIHIIVDDMGYSDLGCTGSEIRTPHLDRLANEGILFTHFYNAGKCEVTRASLMSGRWWMDTGIGVKKGPTIGQELQAADYRTYAVGKWHLDGNPVDRGFDRFFGHLSGASDYFVGNKTWRLDHSPFTAFSEEFYATDANTDYTIEFIEEGRQEEPEKPFYVYLAYNAPHNPLQVPEEDFEKYRGRYLAGWDSIRESRFKKQKQLGIVPPHAALPERPLNLPNWEGLSDEQKDLEDQRMAIYASMVERIDHNVGRLVNYLSESGQLENTLLLFHSDNGANPFSRTDAAMLNMGKRPGDRDSNWEPGNGWAYACVTPFRMYKRHQHEGGIRSPLIAWWPKMNEGKRIINDTPLHIVDILPTLTELAGSQKESDSRPGKSMAPLFSKSPYQPHKYIYFQLMDHRALRFGEWKLSAHDSGPWELYNLAEDPTESKNLFSSNRALAKSLAKEWNAWWGQYNNEPYSPRRTPEELRVGDDKNGVPYLPFPRKSVSSQN from the coding sequence ATGTCACTCTCCCGCTTCATTGCCTTCAACGCCTGCGTCCTTACCTTAGCAGCCCACGCCTATACCGCCCCCCGACCCAACATTATTCATATCATCGTTGACGACATGGGCTATAGCGATCTCGGCTGCACAGGTTCCGAAATCCGAACTCCGCACCTAGACCGCCTTGCCAACGAGGGCATCCTCTTCACCCACTTCTACAACGCCGGCAAATGCGAGGTGACCAGAGCCTCCTTGATGAGCGGTCGTTGGTGGATGGATACAGGTATTGGAGTCAAGAAAGGTCCTACCATCGGCCAAGAGCTCCAAGCCGCAGACTACCGCACCTACGCGGTCGGAAAATGGCATCTGGATGGTAATCCCGTCGATCGCGGTTTCGACCGCTTCTTCGGACACCTCAGCGGAGCATCCGACTACTTCGTCGGCAACAAAACCTGGCGTCTCGACCATTCTCCCTTCACCGCTTTCTCAGAAGAATTCTACGCGACCGATGCAAACACCGACTACACCATCGAGTTTATCGAAGAAGGAAGACAAGAGGAACCAGAAAAGCCCTTCTACGTCTACCTCGCCTACAACGCTCCCCACAATCCACTTCAAGTCCCCGAGGAAGACTTCGAAAAGTACCGGGGTCGCTACCTTGCAGGATGGGACTCCATCAGAGAATCACGATTCAAAAAGCAAAAACAGCTAGGCATTGTCCCGCCACACGCGGCTCTGCCTGAGCGACCGCTCAACCTTCCGAATTGGGAAGGTCTAAGCGATGAGCAAAAGGACTTGGAAGATCAACGCATGGCCATCTACGCATCCATGGTGGAACGCATCGACCACAACGTCGGTCGACTGGTAAACTACCTTTCAGAGAGCGGACAACTCGAGAACACCCTGCTGCTCTTCCACAGCGACAACGGGGCAAATCCCTTTTCGCGAACCGACGCCGCGATGTTAAATATGGGAAAACGCCCAGGCGACCGAGATTCCAACTGGGAGCCAGGCAACGGTTGGGCCTACGCCTGCGTGACTCCGTTCCGGATGTACAAACGGCATCAACACGAGGGAGGCATCCGCTCGCCACTCATTGCTTGGTGGCCAAAAATGAACGAAGGGAAACGGATCATCAACGATACCCCGCTCCACATCGTCGATATTCTGCCGACCCTGACCGAACTCGCAGGCAGCCAGAAAGAGTCGGACTCGCGCCCCGGAAAGAGCATGGCTCCCCTCTTCTCAAAATCACCGTATCAACCACACAAATACATTTACTTTCAACTAATGGACCATCGAGCTCTCCGCTTCGGAGAGTGGAAACTCTCCGCCCACGATTCCGGGCCTTGGGAACTCTATAATCTCGCTGAAGATCCCACAGAGAGTAAGAACCTCTTCTCAAGCAACCGCGCCTTGGCCAAATCGCTAGCGAAAGAATGGAACGCTTGGTGGGGCCAATACAACAACGAGCCCTACAGCCCGCGGCGCACCCCCGAGGAACTACGCGTCGGCGACGACAAGAACGGGGTCCCTTACCTTCCTTTCCCGCGGAAATCGGTTAGCAGTCAGAACTAG
- a CDS encoding alpha-L-rhamnosidase → MPDPQSIALPINLKANSRINPIGLDDSTPRLSWQLADKRYGAAQSSYQIQASSRKDAWDASDLLWDTGRVQSDRSLHLPYGGPNLQSGQQVFWRTRIWDAWKKVGPWSEVASFETGLLHAEDWKAKWIGLKDEGAKESVPCPHLRKEFSLDTPIASGRLYVSARGVCQLFVNGKPVTADRFAPGWTEYDKTLHTFSYDVTELLETGANAIGIILADGWFRGNLFHPTIRANYGDQLSALAQLEIVDAQGKTHSVVTDESWKSATGPYLAADIYDGETYDARKQMPGWSSPGFKASGWKKATCYPAPEATLKPRIGPPVRVQETLKPQSTKRSGPNSYIADFGQVITGVARIKVREGKGKKITLQFAEMLNPDGSLYRENLRYAKATDHYVCRGEGTETYEPLFTYHGFRYMEISGVSSKPTPASLQALVLHSDMEATGSFQCSHPDINQLQSNIVWGQKGNFLELPTDCPQRDERLGWTGDAQVFAPTANFNFDTSTFFREWIRTLVDSQAPDGSFPDISPDLFASNTKRPFSIPLVSEHFGNAGWADAGVICPWETYLSFGDKSILEDNYDAMSAWIDYQESTSHELIRPVTVYGDWLAPDAPRPEWAPTPSDLIGTAYFARTTEIMIDVAKLLGRPDDQSRFEKLHQNIKLAFRNAFTAPSGLLVGDTQTAYLMALAFDLLEGEQRSRAIERLLHTIERRGNHLSTGFLGTPLLCPTLSKVGHSDMAYRVLMQKTYPGWLFPVSNGATTMWERWDSWTPEKGFGDTGMNSFNHYAYGAIGQWLYNTVGGISQESGSSAYKRILFTPTPGNGINWAKTSLKSPYGLIRCEWKQSEGYFAMEVEIPPNSVGEVHIPARDHSAVEYLSEETWDRVHTRPYRYEKQHGIYALPAGVYKFKSQL, encoded by the coding sequence ATGCCCGACCCGCAAAGCATCGCCCTTCCCATAAACCTCAAGGCCAACAGCCGCATAAACCCCATCGGTTTGGACGACTCGACGCCTCGTCTTTCCTGGCAGCTTGCCGACAAACGCTATGGAGCCGCCCAAAGTTCATACCAGATCCAAGCCAGCTCTCGGAAGGACGCATGGGACGCTTCGGACCTCCTCTGGGATACCGGACGCGTCCAAAGCGACCGGTCATTGCACCTTCCCTACGGGGGGCCGAACCTTCAGTCCGGACAACAAGTATTCTGGCGAACCCGCATCTGGGACGCCTGGAAAAAGGTCGGTCCTTGGAGCGAGGTCGCCTCCTTCGAAACGGGACTGCTTCACGCGGAAGATTGGAAAGCAAAGTGGATCGGCCTGAAAGACGAGGGAGCGAAAGAAAGCGTCCCTTGCCCGCACCTGCGCAAGGAATTCAGCTTAGACACCCCCATCGCTAGCGGCCGCCTCTACGTTTCCGCCAGAGGCGTCTGCCAACTTTTCGTCAACGGCAAACCGGTCACCGCAGATCGCTTCGCCCCTGGATGGACCGAGTACGACAAGACCTTGCACACATTCTCCTACGATGTGACGGAGCTCTTGGAAACAGGAGCGAATGCGATCGGCATCATACTCGCCGACGGCTGGTTTCGAGGAAATCTCTTCCACCCTACAATCCGCGCCAACTACGGCGATCAGCTCAGCGCCCTTGCTCAACTGGAGATCGTCGACGCCCAAGGAAAAACGCATTCCGTCGTCACCGATGAAAGCTGGAAAAGCGCCACCGGCCCTTATCTCGCCGCTGACATCTACGATGGCGAGACTTACGACGCCCGAAAACAAATGCCAGGGTGGAGCTCACCCGGCTTCAAAGCTTCAGGATGGAAAAAAGCGACCTGTTACCCAGCTCCCGAAGCAACGCTCAAGCCGCGCATCGGACCGCCGGTGCGAGTCCAGGAGACGCTCAAACCACAGAGCACCAAACGCAGCGGTCCCAACTCCTACATTGCCGACTTCGGGCAAGTGATTACAGGCGTGGCTCGCATAAAGGTCAGGGAAGGCAAAGGGAAGAAGATTACCCTTCAATTCGCCGAAATGCTCAACCCCGACGGTTCTCTCTACCGAGAAAACCTTCGCTATGCCAAAGCGACCGACCACTACGTTTGCCGAGGCGAAGGGACCGAGACCTACGAGCCGCTCTTCACGTATCACGGATTTCGCTACATGGAAATCTCCGGTGTCAGCTCCAAGCCGACACCTGCATCCCTGCAGGCTCTGGTCCTGCACAGCGACATGGAAGCCACCGGATCTTTCCAATGCTCGCATCCAGACATAAACCAGCTGCAGAGCAACATAGTCTGGGGGCAAAAAGGAAACTTCCTCGAACTCCCCACCGACTGCCCACAACGCGATGAACGCTTAGGTTGGACGGGCGACGCCCAGGTATTCGCCCCCACCGCCAACTTCAACTTCGACACCTCAACCTTTTTCCGCGAATGGATTCGCACCCTCGTCGACAGCCAAGCCCCAGACGGATCCTTCCCCGACATCTCGCCAGACCTTTTCGCCAGCAATACCAAGCGCCCCTTTTCCATTCCCTTGGTTTCAGAACATTTCGGAAACGCAGGCTGGGCTGACGCCGGCGTCATCTGTCCATGGGAAACCTATTTGTCCTTTGGTGACAAATCGATACTGGAAGACAACTACGACGCAATGAGCGCCTGGATAGACTACCAGGAATCGACTTCGCACGAGCTAATTCGTCCGGTCACAGTCTACGGCGACTGGCTCGCCCCAGATGCCCCTCGCCCCGAGTGGGCTCCTACACCTTCCGATTTGATCGGAACCGCCTACTTCGCTCGCACCACAGAGATCATGATCGATGTTGCGAAGCTCCTAGGACGCCCCGACGACCAGAGCCGCTTCGAAAAGCTCCACCAAAATATCAAGCTCGCTTTCCGCAACGCTTTCACGGCACCGTCGGGCCTGCTAGTGGGCGACACCCAAACCGCCTACCTAATGGCCCTAGCCTTCGACTTGCTCGAAGGGGAGCAACGCAGTCGCGCAATCGAGCGTCTCCTACACACCATTGAGCGACGCGGCAACCACCTTTCAACCGGATTCCTCGGTACGCCACTTCTTTGTCCCACACTCAGCAAGGTCGGACACTCGGACATGGCCTACCGCGTGCTGATGCAAAAAACCTATCCCGGCTGGCTATTCCCTGTCAGCAACGGAGCGACAACTATGTGGGAGCGCTGGGACAGCTGGACTCCCGAAAAAGGTTTCGGAGACACCGGCATGAATTCATTCAACCACTACGCCTACGGGGCGATCGGCCAGTGGTTGTACAATACAGTAGGAGGCATATCCCAAGAATCCGGTAGCAGCGCCTACAAGCGTATCCTCTTCACCCCTACCCCCGGCAACGGAATAAACTGGGCCAAGACCTCGCTCAAGTCTCCCTACGGACTGATCCGTTGCGAGTGGAAACAAAGCGAAGGATATTTCGCGATGGAGGTGGAAATTCCCCCAAACTCGGTTGGAGAAGTACACATTCCGGCCCGCGATCACAGTGCCGTCGAATACCTGTCGGAAGAAACCTGGGATCGTGTCCATACCCGTCCCTACCGATACGAGAAACAACACGGAATCTACGCCCTCCCCGCCGGCGTCTACAAGTTTAAGTCGCAACTCTAA
- a CDS encoding sulfatase-like hydrolase/transferase, with amino-acid sequence MKKILSALALSALAISALAAAESPNILIFVTDDQRWDTVSVNNPEVALSTPNIDRLAEEGINFHNGFVTTPICAVSRASILSGKYSRNNDIHEFLIPMSEPVFKASYPALLKEAGYYLGQLGKYGVGATDEQIATFDVFHADVDQGPAFNTYRGKKVHDSEWLTLETRDFLASVPADQPFCLQVNYKAPHPSSKVAPEDEGKLAHHTFERVPTQRPEYFAPLPPSVKSALGALVFHDTIRPEKNYQRYRREVLEKIASVDRSIGRIRQELQQRGLDDNTVILFISDHGTHFGEKQLGGKWTPYEQSLRVPFFLYDPRPGALKAARLPQIALNIDIAPTVLHLAGLTPPEEMDGLSLVPLARGEATAWRDHFFYEHQTSPVGVPRPVARFMGVRSLTENYVRWTDEHPISEELYHLEADPWEVNNLANDPLWASKLQYWSERFDQWQTENPDTYPKHYNPYGPRPQTNAPGIDWKKYKKYWPDQYKQIAAEVERLGVTWEQALEDPNIRQQIGKKLRWYY; translated from the coding sequence ATGAAGAAAATATTGTCAGCTCTTGCACTATCCGCCCTCGCCATCAGCGCTCTCGCTGCAGCGGAGAGCCCCAACATCCTAATCTTCGTTACCGATGACCAACGCTGGGATACCGTCAGCGTAAACAACCCCGAGGTCGCGCTGTCCACTCCCAATATCGACCGTCTCGCCGAGGAAGGAATCAACTTCCACAACGGCTTCGTAACCACCCCAATTTGTGCCGTATCCAGAGCAAGCATACTCAGCGGAAAATATTCCCGCAACAACGACATTCATGAATTTCTCATTCCGATGTCCGAGCCGGTTTTCAAAGCGAGCTACCCCGCCCTGCTGAAGGAAGCGGGCTACTACCTCGGACAACTCGGCAAGTACGGAGTCGGTGCCACCGACGAGCAAATCGCGACTTTCGATGTCTTTCACGCGGACGTCGATCAAGGTCCCGCTTTCAACACCTACCGGGGCAAGAAGGTACACGACTCCGAATGGCTGACCCTAGAGACACGAGACTTCCTAGCAAGCGTGCCCGCCGACCAGCCCTTCTGTCTGCAAGTGAACTACAAAGCGCCCCATCCCTCATCCAAGGTAGCCCCAGAGGATGAAGGCAAGCTCGCCCATCACACCTTCGAACGCGTCCCCACGCAACGTCCCGAATATTTCGCCCCCCTCCCTCCTTCAGTCAAATCCGCTCTCGGTGCCCTTGTATTCCACGATACAATACGTCCCGAGAAAAACTACCAACGCTACAGGCGGGAAGTGCTGGAGAAAATAGCCAGCGTCGATCGTTCCATCGGAAGGATTCGTCAAGAGCTCCAACAACGCGGCTTGGACGACAACACCGTCATACTCTTCATATCAGACCATGGAACGCACTTTGGCGAAAAACAGTTGGGCGGGAAATGGACCCCCTATGAGCAAAGCCTGCGCGTCCCTTTCTTTCTCTACGATCCAAGACCCGGAGCCCTCAAGGCGGCACGCCTCCCTCAGATCGCTCTCAACATCGACATCGCTCCCACAGTCCTGCATCTCGCAGGCTTAACGCCTCCAGAAGAAATGGACGGACTGAGCCTCGTCCCGCTAGCGCGCGGCGAGGCTACCGCATGGCGCGACCACTTTTTCTACGAACATCAAACTTCGCCCGTCGGCGTTCCTCGCCCGGTAGCCCGCTTCATGGGGGTCAGAAGCTTGACTGAAAACTACGTTCGCTGGACCGACGAACATCCCATCTCGGAGGAGCTCTACCACTTGGAAGCCGATCCTTGGGAGGTTAACAACCTCGCGAACGACCCCCTTTGGGCGAGTAAACTCCAATACTGGAGCGAACGCTTCGATCAGTGGCAGACCGAAAACCCGGACACCTATCCGAAGCACTACAACCCCTACGGACCGCGGCCTCAAACCAACGCCCCAGGAATCGACTGGAAAAAATACAAAAAGTATTGGCCGGACCAATACAAGCAAATCGCCGCTGAGGTCGAACGGCTGGGTGTAACTTGGGAACAAGCGCTCGAAGATCCTAATATCCGTCAGCAAATAGGTAAAAAACTTCGCTGGTACTACTGA
- a CDS encoding arylsulfatase yields MKTVFRATQVLALASTCLALASTALAKTEAPNVLLIVADDMGYSDAGCFGGEIDTPNLDKLAKEGIRFERFYNGGMCVASRTSLLSGRWYTDVGLGIQKGTTLPEVLRMGGYRNYAIGKWHLKGNPVDRGFHRFFGFLDGFSSYYVPSPYYRLDHDPIPQSDGRFYSTEVFANYAINFITLHQESTPNAPFFAYLAFNAPHNPLQAPPEAIAKYRGRYLEGWEAIRKQRHQRQKQLGLVPPHQELPPYPSNLPQWSDLSDAQKDLEDLRMATYAAMIDIMDQNIGRVLQTLDHLGIDDNTLVLFSSDNGADPFALLDEMLLSQGLLPGDKGSNFQPGFGWAWAANTPLRHYKISQHEGGVASGLIARWPAMIRSQGRIERNYTHMVDLMPTLLELAEIPRETVPSPMAGHSFSALLHSEQESTERVHFFQFLDNRGIRKGPWRLSEVDGNGWELHNLITDPNQAYDISEENPHIVAELDRLWVQWWKHYHDGAGYVPTSSQSTPHYHPQGDRGSGKEYVPAAMPESLKHRYPIN; encoded by the coding sequence ATGAAAACCGTTTTTCGAGCGACTCAGGTACTGGCGCTAGCATCCACATGCCTAGCCCTAGCGTCCACAGCCCTAGCAAAAACAGAAGCTCCAAACGTCTTGCTAATCGTCGCCGACGACATGGGCTACTCGGATGCAGGTTGCTTCGGCGGGGAAATCGATACGCCGAACTTGGATAAACTAGCCAAGGAAGGAATCCGTTTCGAACGATTCTACAACGGTGGGATGTGCGTAGCCTCGCGCACCTCCCTGCTGAGCGGACGCTGGTACACCGACGTCGGCCTCGGTATTCAGAAAGGAACGACACTTCCAGAAGTCCTGCGAATGGGCGGTTATCGCAACTATGCCATAGGCAAATGGCACTTGAAAGGAAACCCCGTCGATCGTGGCTTCCATCGGTTCTTCGGTTTCCTCGACGGTTTCTCCAGCTACTACGTTCCAAGCCCATACTACCGCCTAGATCACGACCCTATTCCGCAAAGCGACGGCCGGTTCTACTCCACCGAAGTATTCGCTAACTACGCCATCAACTTCATCACTCTACATCAGGAATCCACACCAAACGCCCCCTTCTTCGCTTATCTCGCATTTAACGCTCCCCATAATCCTCTCCAAGCTCCTCCCGAGGCTATCGCCAAGTACCGAGGCCGCTACCTTGAAGGATGGGAGGCAATCCGCAAACAACGCCACCAAAGACAAAAGCAACTTGGCTTAGTCCCACCCCATCAAGAGCTGCCTCCCTACCCTAGCAATTTGCCTCAATGGAGCGATTTGAGCGACGCCCAAAAGGACTTGGAGGACCTGCGCATGGCAACCTACGCCGCCATGATCGACATCATGGACCAAAACATTGGTCGCGTCCTGCAAACGCTCGACCACTTAGGCATCGACGACAATACCCTGGTGCTCTTCTCCAGTGACAATGGAGCCGATCCATTCGCCTTACTCGACGAGATGCTGCTCTCTCAAGGACTGCTTCCTGGCGACAAGGGCAGTAACTTCCAGCCGGGATTTGGTTGGGCCTGGGCCGCCAACACTCCCCTTCGCCATTATAAGATCAGCCAACACGAAGGCGGCGTCGCCAGTGGACTCATTGCTCGATGGCCAGCGATGATTCGCTCCCAAGGACGTATTGAAAGAAACTATACACACATGGTCGATCTCATGCCGACCTTGCTCGAGCTGGCAGAGATTCCTCGCGAAACAGTCCCCTCCCCCATGGCGGGACATAGTTTCTCCGCCCTCCTCCACTCGGAGCAAGAGTCAACGGAGCGAGTTCACTTTTTCCAATTCCTAGACAATCGAGGCATCCGCAAAGGCCCATGGCGACTTTCCGAAGTGGATGGAAACGGTTGGGAACTTCACAACCTGATTACGGACCCGAATCAAGCTTACGACATCTCGGAAGAGAATCCCCACATCGTAGCAGAACTAGACCGACTTTGGGTGCAGTGGTGGAAACATTACCACGACGGAGCCGGCTACGTGCCTACGAGCAGCCAAAGCACTCCCCACTATCACCCTCAGGGAGATCGAGGAAGCGGGAAAGAGTACGTGCCGGCCGCTATGCCCGAATCACTTAAACATCGTTATCCAATTAACTGA